Genomic DNA from Corynebacterium diphtheriae:
AGCCCTAGCAGCGCTTCCTGACTTTGTGGTGGCCGTGATCTTGTTGTGGCTGTGTGCCCTAGTGCTGCACATCCTGCCAGTGGGCGGGTGGTCCTCGCCCGCACACATGGTGCTGCCCTCCCTAGCATTGGGAGTATGCGCCGGTGGCGTGTACGGCAGAGTGCTGCTCATCACCGCAGATTCTGCCTCCCAAAAACCGTGGGTAGAGGCATGGCGTATCAATGGCGTTGCGCACAGTCGGATCACCCGCGCACTGCTGTGGCGTAGTTTTGTCCCCACGATTCCACTGCTCACACTCTTTTTTGCTGGCACCCTTGCCAGCACTGCGGCAGTAGAAGTGACCTTTAACATCCCAGGATTCGGGCGCACTGTTGTCAATTCTGCCTTGAATGCGGATCTGCCAGTGCTGCAGGCGGCAGTATTTGTGGTGCTTGTGGTGGGCGCGTTAAGCGGAATTGTGGCAAATACGCTGCGCCGAATCATTCTGCGTCGCCTCGAAGGCGATGTGGCGGGCGTGTCGCTGAGCACCGGCACGACGGCCACCAGCGTGGTGTTTGACCGCGTGAGCCTCATTATTGCGGCGATCCCACTGGTTGCTGTTGCCGCAGGCATGATCCGCAGCGCAGCGATCAACACCGATGACCGCTTTGCCAGCTATTCGGCAGCGCACCCCTTGGGTGCCGACCAGCTAGGCCGTGACATCTGGGCACGGCTTGCCGACGGCTTCACGTACTCCATCGGCGTGGCTGTCCTCGTAACCGCGCTTTGTGCCCTCATCGGCCTGATCGCAGGACATTTAGGCAGCTGGGTGCTCCACATCGGCGACGCCCTCAATGCTTTCCCAGCGGTCCTCCTCGGCCTCATTCTTGCCGGTGCCCTAGGTCCTTCTACCACCACAGCTGCGATCGCCGTTTTGATGGTGGGGTGGATCCCGCTGGCCTCCCACTGCGCAGCGGTTGTTCAAGAAGCCCGCGCTAGTGGACACTACCGCTACGCAGCAACCATGGGTGCAAGCCGGTGGCACCTGCTGCGCCACCATGTGCTGCCATGGACCACCCCCGCCGTTATCCGGCACGCTGTGGTGCGCATTGCCCACAACGCGATCTCCCTAGCCGCGTTGGGCTACCTCGGTGTCGGAGCAAGCGTTGGCAGCCCCGATTGGGGAGTGATCTTGGAAGAATCCACTCACTACCTTGAACGTGCCCCGTGGATGGCCATTGGTCCGATGTTGTGCTTGGTGGCCCTAGGGGTTGTGGCTGCGGTGGCTACGGACA
This window encodes:
- a CDS encoding ABC transporter permease subunit, encoding MTMRSPRTLATVVIAVATYALALVATALLPWFTGREPAFAVLRAREREREATPELLQAIREQFDLPHTPWESVSRWFAGVARGDFGTSWVNPAQGAWSQATHGLGITATLTFVSTVLCLIVALLIVMPRIAAAARGRRGGVAAPQLLAALAALPDFVVAVILLWLCALVLHILPVGGWSSPAHMVLPSLALGVCAGGVYGRVLLITADSASQKPWVEAWRINGVAHSRITRALLWRSFVPTIPLLTLFFAGTLASTAAVEVTFNIPGFGRTVVNSALNADLPVLQAAVFVVLVVGALSGIVANTLRRIILRRLEGDVAGVSLSTGTTATSVVFDRVSLIIAAIPLVAVAAGMIRSAAINTDDRFASYSAAHPLGADQLGRDIWARLADGFTYSIGVAVLVTALCALIGLIAGHLGSWVLHIGDALNAFPAVLLGLILAGALGPSTTTAAIAVLMVGWIPLASHCAAVVQEARASGHYRYAATMGASRWHLLRHHVLPWTTPAVIRHAVVRIAHNAISLAALGYLGVGASVGSPDWGVILEESTHYLERAPWMAIGPMLCLVALGVVAAVATDSVGRRQASSYHQPE